The Methanosarcina acetivorans C2A genome includes the window TTATTTCTCTTCTATGGCTGTGGATTTTGACTGGGAAAGGATGAATGAAGCCCTGAAAAAAGAGGGACATGCTGCCGTAAATTATGTAAAAAGGGCAGGAGAGATGGACAGGGTCGATGTGGCCCCAATCCTGCTTGAAGGACATCCGGCAGATGAGCTGATCCGTTATGCTGAAGACAACGAAATGGATGTCGTTATTATGGGAACCCTCGGCAAGACCGGGCTTGACAGGCTGCTGCTCGGCAGCGTGGCAGAAAAAGTTGTCCGGCACTGCAAGGTACCGGTAATGGTTATAAGCGAAAAATGCAAATTCCGAGGCTGAAGATCCCAAAAAAATAACGTTCAGCCTCAGGTTTATGTTCTCTGTATCTTCATCAATCTATTTCTATTCAACAGTCCTTCTTTTACTTTCTTCTTTAGCCTGGCAGACGATTTCTTTTTAACTTAGATCCGGCTTCAATTGGCTTCAATCCAGCTTTTAATCAGCTTTTAATCAGTTTTCAATCAGCTTTCAATCAGATTCCAATTCAGCCTTCGATCTT containing:
- a CDS encoding universal stress protein, which translates into the protein MGIVNFRKIMIATDGSICSRIAANYAIELARLSGGTVYAVYVVSTDYFSSMAVDFDWERMNEALKKEGHAAVNYVKRAGEMDRVDVAPILLEGHPADELIRYAEDNEMDVVIMGTLGKTGLDRLLLGSVAEKVVRHCKVPVMVISEKCKFRG